The proteins below come from a single Aegilops tauschii subsp. strangulata cultivar AL8/78 chromosome 6, Aet v6.0, whole genome shotgun sequence genomic window:
- the LOC109786542 gene encoding uncharacterized protein — protein sequence MSASGTSEVASYKRKRNSDDMAWEFAVLIDPDDLQRVKCILCGKEMSGGVTRMKQHIAGIKGTVTSCLQATLDQKARCKVAHEAPKKRKKEKQKQEEEVGALVTIEANENEDDQEELNEVGKGAENVVQIVMDNASNNMGAKAMLKSKSPKIFWTSCATHTINLMVEAIGKLKQFAPTITKAKEMTCFLYAHHATLALMRHHTKKRDIVRPGVTRFASAFLTLQSLAAKRKQLTDMCCSPTWEDCKHTRTKKGKVAHATIMSRAFWKNVSLCIKVFEPLVKLLRLADSDGQFMASMYGQIIETKKAIMLVVESLEKDYKVITTAMESKMNGRLDTILHMAAYALNPYYSYTTASIFTDVEVMSGLMEAIEQFYHGDDDKQDKALNTDLPKFKKKEGMFGKVAATRAITNQNYNVGKLVLNDNFAILHLWKFWDGAL from the exons ATGTCCGCTTCTGGTACTTCAGAGGTTGCAAGTTACAAACGTAAGAGGAACTCAGATGACATGGCTTGGGAATTTGCTGTGCTGATTGATCCAGATGATCTGCAAAGAGTCAAGTGCATTCTTTgtggaaaagagatgtcaggaGGGGTGACTAGGATGAAGCAACACATAGCTGGAATTAAAGGGACAGTAACAAGTTGTTTGCAAGCCACACTAGATCAGAAAGCTCGATGTAAGGTTGCACATGAGGCAccaaagaagaggaagaaggaaaagcAAAAACAAGAGGAAGAAGTAGGAGCTTTGGTGACCATAGAGGCCAATGAAAATGAGGATGATCAAGAAGAGCTCAATGAAGTTGGCAAAG GGGCTGAAAATGTTGTGCAAATAGTCATGGATAATGCATCAAACAACATGGGAGCAAAGGCGATGTTGAAAAGTAAAAGTCCCAAGATATTTTGGACCTCATGTGCAACTCACACAATCAACTTGATGGTAGAAGCAATTGGGAAGTTGAAACAGTTTGCTCCTACAATAACCAAAGCCAAGGAGATGACATGTTTCCTTTATGCACATCATGCGACCTTGGCATTGATGAGGCACCATACAAAAAAGAGAGACATTGTTAGGCCGGGAGTAACTAGATTTGCTTCGGCATTTCTCACCTTGCAAAGTCTTGCTGCTAAGAGGAAGCAACTAACGGATATGTGTTGTAGTCCCACTTGGGAAGAttgcaaacacacaagaacaaAGAAAGGGAAGGTGGCTCATGCCACAATAATGAGTAGGGCATTTTGGAAAAATGTGTCTCTTTGCATCAAG GTTTTCGAGCCTTTGGTGAAGTTACTTCGGTTGGCTGATAGTGATGGGCAGTTCATGGCCTCTATGTATGGACAAATAATAGAAACAAAGAAGGCAATAATGCTTGTGGTTGAAAGTTTGGAGAAGGATTACAAGGTGATCACAACAGCCATGGAGAGCAAGATGAATGGGAGGCTAGATACGATATTGCACATGGCAGCATATGCCTTGAATCCTTATTATAGCTATACTACTGCAAGCATCTTTACTGATGTAGAAGTCATGTCTGGGTTGATGGAGGCTATTGAACAATTTTATCATGGTGATGATGACAAGCAGGATAAAGCGCTTAACACAGACTTGCCCAAGTTTAAGAAGAAGGAAGGCATGTTTGGGAAGGTGGCTGCCACAAGAGCCATTACCAATCAAAATTACAATGTCGGTAAGCTTGTTCTCAATGATAATTTTGCCATATTGCATCTCTGGAAGTTTTGGGATGGTGCATTATAG